One segment of Neobacillus endophyticus DNA contains the following:
- the flgD gene encoding flagellar hook assembly protein FlgD → MSNWVNVTSSSSSPATNSSTTATSKSSLGKDDFLKILTIQLANQDPSSPMDDKDFIAQMATFSSLEQMTNLNTSFDKFTGLQMGQYASAIGKEVTWTPDGSTTPSTGVITGVSTDGSDYYYQVGDQKVPMSQVTQIQNNTAQATDTTQTASTSGTTQTASAAGTTQTAPTA, encoded by the coding sequence ATGAGTAATTGGGTAAATGTAACAAGTTCTTCAAGTAGCCCAGCAACCAATAGTTCTACGACAGCTACATCTAAATCTTCGTTAGGAAAAGATGATTTTCTTAAAATCTTAACGATCCAGTTGGCAAATCAGGATCCATCCAGTCCAATGGATGATAAAGACTTTATTGCCCAGATGGCTACTTTCAGCTCATTGGAACAAATGACGAATCTTAATACTTCGTTTGATAAATTTACAGGCCTTCAAATGGGGCAATATGCCTCTGCCATAGGTAAAGAGGTTACCTGGACACCAGATGGTTCCACTACCCCTTCAACAGGCGTCATTACTGGGGTATCAACCGATGGTAGTGATTATTATTATCAAGTCGGTGATCAAAAAGTACCAATGAGTCAGGTCACACAAATTCAAAATAATACTGCACAGGCAACAGACACTACACAGACTGCATCGACTTCAGGCACTACACAAACAGCATCGGCTGCAGGCACTACACAAACTGCACCGACTGCTTAA